Proteins from a genomic interval of Marmota flaviventris isolate mMarFla1 chromosome 8, mMarFla1.hap1, whole genome shotgun sequence:
- the Col8a1 gene encoding collagen alpha-1(VIII) chain isoform X1 → MAVPPGPLQLLGVLLTISLSSIRLIQAGAYYGIKPLPPQIPPQMPPQIPQYQPLGQQVPHMPLGKDGLGMGKEMPHLQYGKEYPHLPQYMKEIQPVPRMGKEAVPKKGKAEIPLASLRGEQGPRGEPGPRGPPGPPGLPGHGIPGIKGKPGPQGYPGIGKPGMPGMPGKPGAMGMPGAKGEIGPKGEIGPMGIPGPQGPPGPHGLPGIGKPGGPGLPGQPGAKGERGPKGPPGPPGLQGPKGEKGFGMPGLPGLKGPPGMHGPPGPVGLPGVGKPGVTGFPGPQGPLGKPGPPGEPGPQGPIGVPGVQGPPGIPGVGKPGQDGIPGQPGFPGGKGEQGLPGLPGPPGLPGIGKPGFPGPKGDRGVGGVPGALGPRGEKGPVGAPGMGGPPGEPGLPGIPGPMGPPGAIGFPGPKGEGGVVGPQGPPGPKGEPGLQGFPGKPGFLGEVGPPGMRGLPGPIGPKGEAGHKGLPGLPGVPGLLGPKGEPGIPGDQGLQGPPGIPGIAGPSGPIGPPGIPGPKGEPGLPGPPGFPGVGKPGVAGLHGPPGKPGALGPQGQPGLPGPPGPPGPPGPPAVMPPTQPPQGEYLPDMGLGIDGVKPPHAYGAKKGKNGGPTYEMPAFTAELTAPFPPVGAPVKFDKVLYNGRQNYNPQTGVFTCEVPGVYYFVYHVHCKGGNVWVALFKNNEPMMYTYDEYKKGFLDQASGSAVLLLRPGDRVFLQMPSEQAAGLYAGQYVHSSFSGYLLYPM, encoded by the exons ATGGCTGTGCCACCTGGGCCTCTGCAGCTGCTGGGAGTGCTGCTCACCATTTCCCTAAGCTCCATCAGGCTCATTCAGGCTGGTGCCTACTATGGGATCAAGCCACTGCCACCTCAAATTCCTCCTCAGATGCCACCGCAAATTCCACAATACCAGCCCCTGGGCCAGCAAGTACCTCACATGCCTTTGGGCAAAGATGGCCTTGGCATGGGCAAGGAGATGCCCCATTTGCAATATGGCAAAGAGTATCCACACCTACCCCAGTATATGAAGGAGATTCAACCGGTGCCAAGAATGGGCAAGGAAGCAGTACCCAAGAAAGGCAAAG CAGAAATACCATTAGCCAGTTTACGAGGAGAACAAGGTCCCCGTGGAGAACCTGGCCCAAGAGGACCACCTGGGCCCCCTGGCTTGCCAGGTCATGGGATACCTGGGATCAAAGGAAAACCAGGGCCACAGGGATATCCAGGAATTGGAAAGCCAGGTATGCCTGGAATGCCTGGAAAGCCAGGAGCCATGGGAATGCCTGGGGCCAAGGGCGAAATCGGACCCAAAGGGGAAATTGGGCCAATGGGGATCCCAGGACCACAAGGACCTCCAGGGCCTCATGGACTTCCTGGCATAGGGAAGCCAGGTGGGCCAGGGTTACCAGGGCAACCAGGAGCAAAGGGTGAGAGAGGACCCAAAGGACCACCAGGACCTCCAGGCCTTCAGGGTCCTAAAGGAGAGAAAGGCTTCGGGATGCCAGGCTTACCTGGCCTGAAGGGTCCTCCAGGTATGCATGGCCCTCCTGGCCCTGTCGGACTGCCAGGAGTGGGAAAACCAGGTGTGACAGGCTTCCCTGGGCCCCAGGGCCCTCTGGGGAAGCCAGGACCTCCAGGGGAACCTGGCCCACAAGGCCCTATCGGGGTGCCAGGGGTTCAAGGACCTCCTGGAATACCTGGAGTTGGAAAGCCAGGCCAGGATGGGATCCCTGGCCAACCAGGATTTCCAGGTGGCAAGGGGGAGCAAGGACTACCAGGGCTGCCAGGACCCCCAGGTCTTCCAGGAATTGGGAAACCAGGCTTCCCAGGACCTAAAGGTGACCGGGGTGTGGGGGGTGTTCCTGGGGCTCTTGGACCAAGAGGAGAGAAAGGACCAGTAGGTGCCCCTGGAATGGGAGGACCCCCAGGAGAGCCAGGCCTGCCTGGAATCCCAGGTCCCATGGGCCCTCCAGGTGCTATTGGTTTCCCTGGGCCCAAAGGAGAAGGTGGGGTTGTGGGGCCACAGGGGCCACCAGGTCCCAAAGGCGAGCCAGGGCTTCAAGGCTTCCCAGGAAAGCCAGGTTTTCTTGGTGAAGTAGGACCCCCTGGCATGAGAGGTTTGCCAGGTCCTATAGGGCCCAAGGGGGAAGCTGGGCATAAAGGATTGCCTGGGCTCCCTGGTGTTCCCGGGCTGCTTGGACCCAAGGGAGAACCAGGCATTCCAGGGGATCAGGGGCTACAGGGCCCCCCAGGTATCCCAGGCATTGCAGGCCCTAGTGGCCCCATTGGACCTCCTGGGATTCCAGGCCCCAAAGGGGAACCAGGCCTTCCAGGGCCTCCTGGGTTCCCTGGTGTAGGCAAGCCTGGAGTGGCAGGCCTTCATGGCCCCCCAGGGAAACCAGGTGCCCTCGGtcctcaaggccagcctggccttCCAGGGCCCCCAGGTCCTCCAGGGCCCCCGGGCCCACCAGCTGTGATGCCCCCTACACAACCACCCCAGGGAGAGTATCTGCCAGATATGGGGCTGGGAATTGATGGTGTGAAACCCCCCCATGCCTATGGGGCTAAGAAAGGCAAGAACGGAGGCCCAACTTACGAGATGCCCGCGTTTACTGCTGAGCTGACCGCACCTTTCCCGCCGGTGGGAGCCCCAGTGAAGTTTGACAAGGTGCTCTATAACGGCAGACAGAACTACAACCCGCAGACGGGCGTCTTCACCTGTGAGGTCCCCGGCGTCTACTACTTTGTATACCACGTTCACTGCAAGGGAGGCAACGTGTGGGTTGCTCTGTTCAAAAACAACGAGCCCATGATGTACACATACGACGAGTACAAGAAGGGCTTTCTGGACCAGGCATCTGGGAGTGCTGTGCTGCTGCTCAGGCCCGGGGACCGCGTGTTCCTCCAGATGCCCTCAGAACAGGCTGCGGGACTGTACGCCGGGCAATATGTTCATTCCTCGTTTTCAGGATATTTATTATAtcccatgtaa
- the Col8a1 gene encoding collagen alpha-1(VIII) chain isoform X2: MAVPPGPLQLLGVLLTISLSSIRLIQAGAYYGIKPLPPQIPPQMPPQIPQYQPLGQQVPHMPLGKDGLGMGKEMPHLQYGKEYPHLPQYMKEIQPVPRMGKEAVPKKGKEIPLASLRGEQGPRGEPGPRGPPGPPGLPGHGIPGIKGKPGPQGYPGIGKPGMPGMPGKPGAMGMPGAKGEIGPKGEIGPMGIPGPQGPPGPHGLPGIGKPGGPGLPGQPGAKGERGPKGPPGPPGLQGPKGEKGFGMPGLPGLKGPPGMHGPPGPVGLPGVGKPGVTGFPGPQGPLGKPGPPGEPGPQGPIGVPGVQGPPGIPGVGKPGQDGIPGQPGFPGGKGEQGLPGLPGPPGLPGIGKPGFPGPKGDRGVGGVPGALGPRGEKGPVGAPGMGGPPGEPGLPGIPGPMGPPGAIGFPGPKGEGGVVGPQGPPGPKGEPGLQGFPGKPGFLGEVGPPGMRGLPGPIGPKGEAGHKGLPGLPGVPGLLGPKGEPGIPGDQGLQGPPGIPGIAGPSGPIGPPGIPGPKGEPGLPGPPGFPGVGKPGVAGLHGPPGKPGALGPQGQPGLPGPPGPPGPPGPPAVMPPTQPPQGEYLPDMGLGIDGVKPPHAYGAKKGKNGGPTYEMPAFTAELTAPFPPVGAPVKFDKVLYNGRQNYNPQTGVFTCEVPGVYYFVYHVHCKGGNVWVALFKNNEPMMYTYDEYKKGFLDQASGSAVLLLRPGDRVFLQMPSEQAAGLYAGQYVHSSFSGYLLYPM; the protein is encoded by the exons ATGGCTGTGCCACCTGGGCCTCTGCAGCTGCTGGGAGTGCTGCTCACCATTTCCCTAAGCTCCATCAGGCTCATTCAGGCTGGTGCCTACTATGGGATCAAGCCACTGCCACCTCAAATTCCTCCTCAGATGCCACCGCAAATTCCACAATACCAGCCCCTGGGCCAGCAAGTACCTCACATGCCTTTGGGCAAAGATGGCCTTGGCATGGGCAAGGAGATGCCCCATTTGCAATATGGCAAAGAGTATCCACACCTACCCCAGTATATGAAGGAGATTCAACCGGTGCCAAGAATGGGCAAGGAAGCAGTACCCAAGAAAGGCAAAG AAATACCATTAGCCAGTTTACGAGGAGAACAAGGTCCCCGTGGAGAACCTGGCCCAAGAGGACCACCTGGGCCCCCTGGCTTGCCAGGTCATGGGATACCTGGGATCAAAGGAAAACCAGGGCCACAGGGATATCCAGGAATTGGAAAGCCAGGTATGCCTGGAATGCCTGGAAAGCCAGGAGCCATGGGAATGCCTGGGGCCAAGGGCGAAATCGGACCCAAAGGGGAAATTGGGCCAATGGGGATCCCAGGACCACAAGGACCTCCAGGGCCTCATGGACTTCCTGGCATAGGGAAGCCAGGTGGGCCAGGGTTACCAGGGCAACCAGGAGCAAAGGGTGAGAGAGGACCCAAAGGACCACCAGGACCTCCAGGCCTTCAGGGTCCTAAAGGAGAGAAAGGCTTCGGGATGCCAGGCTTACCTGGCCTGAAGGGTCCTCCAGGTATGCATGGCCCTCCTGGCCCTGTCGGACTGCCAGGAGTGGGAAAACCAGGTGTGACAGGCTTCCCTGGGCCCCAGGGCCCTCTGGGGAAGCCAGGACCTCCAGGGGAACCTGGCCCACAAGGCCCTATCGGGGTGCCAGGGGTTCAAGGACCTCCTGGAATACCTGGAGTTGGAAAGCCAGGCCAGGATGGGATCCCTGGCCAACCAGGATTTCCAGGTGGCAAGGGGGAGCAAGGACTACCAGGGCTGCCAGGACCCCCAGGTCTTCCAGGAATTGGGAAACCAGGCTTCCCAGGACCTAAAGGTGACCGGGGTGTGGGGGGTGTTCCTGGGGCTCTTGGACCAAGAGGAGAGAAAGGACCAGTAGGTGCCCCTGGAATGGGAGGACCCCCAGGAGAGCCAGGCCTGCCTGGAATCCCAGGTCCCATGGGCCCTCCAGGTGCTATTGGTTTCCCTGGGCCCAAAGGAGAAGGTGGGGTTGTGGGGCCACAGGGGCCACCAGGTCCCAAAGGCGAGCCAGGGCTTCAAGGCTTCCCAGGAAAGCCAGGTTTTCTTGGTGAAGTAGGACCCCCTGGCATGAGAGGTTTGCCAGGTCCTATAGGGCCCAAGGGGGAAGCTGGGCATAAAGGATTGCCTGGGCTCCCTGGTGTTCCCGGGCTGCTTGGACCCAAGGGAGAACCAGGCATTCCAGGGGATCAGGGGCTACAGGGCCCCCCAGGTATCCCAGGCATTGCAGGCCCTAGTGGCCCCATTGGACCTCCTGGGATTCCAGGCCCCAAAGGGGAACCAGGCCTTCCAGGGCCTCCTGGGTTCCCTGGTGTAGGCAAGCCTGGAGTGGCAGGCCTTCATGGCCCCCCAGGGAAACCAGGTGCCCTCGGtcctcaaggccagcctggccttCCAGGGCCCCCAGGTCCTCCAGGGCCCCCGGGCCCACCAGCTGTGATGCCCCCTACACAACCACCCCAGGGAGAGTATCTGCCAGATATGGGGCTGGGAATTGATGGTGTGAAACCCCCCCATGCCTATGGGGCTAAGAAAGGCAAGAACGGAGGCCCAACTTACGAGATGCCCGCGTTTACTGCTGAGCTGACCGCACCTTTCCCGCCGGTGGGAGCCCCAGTGAAGTTTGACAAGGTGCTCTATAACGGCAGACAGAACTACAACCCGCAGACGGGCGTCTTCACCTGTGAGGTCCCCGGCGTCTACTACTTTGTATACCACGTTCACTGCAAGGGAGGCAACGTGTGGGTTGCTCTGTTCAAAAACAACGAGCCCATGATGTACACATACGACGAGTACAAGAAGGGCTTTCTGGACCAGGCATCTGGGAGTGCTGTGCTGCTGCTCAGGCCCGGGGACCGCGTGTTCCTCCAGATGCCCTCAGAACAGGCTGCGGGACTGTACGCCGGGCAATATGTTCATTCCTCGTTTTCAGGATATTTATTATAtcccatgtaa